Proteins encoded together in one Micromonospora kangleipakensis window:
- a CDS encoding acyl-CoA dehydrogenase family protein: MTIMDTPERRQLRELTRAFVTREVLPHLADWERAGEVPRSLHETAAKIGLLGVGFAESVGGSGGDLLDSIIVTEEIIRSGGSSGLVAALFTHGIALPHMVASGDADLIERYVRPTLAGTMIGALAITEPDGGSDVASIRTTARRDGDHYVVNGSKTYITSGIRADFVTTAVCTDFPGSGQLSLLVIEKGTPGFTVGRRLEKLGWHCSDTAELSFVDVRVPVANLIGAEDTGFLAIMQHFAAERLSLATQAYATAQRCVELATRWCRDRSTFGRTLASRQLIRHRLAEMYTRAEAARTYVHEVAARVAAGEPVVTEVAMAKNVAVAACDHVVDQALQLHGGFGYLRDAEVERHYRDARILGIGGGTTEIMNEIIAKGMGL, encoded by the coding sequence GTGACCATTATGGACACCCCCGAGCGGCGGCAGCTCCGCGAGCTGACCCGGGCCTTCGTGACCCGGGAGGTGCTGCCGCACCTGGCCGACTGGGAGCGGGCCGGCGAGGTGCCCCGGTCGCTGCACGAGACGGCGGCGAAGATCGGACTGCTCGGCGTCGGCTTCGCCGAGTCGGTCGGCGGCAGCGGCGGTGACCTGCTCGACTCGATCATCGTCACCGAGGAGATCATCCGCTCGGGCGGCTCGTCCGGGCTGGTCGCGGCCCTGTTCACCCACGGCATCGCGCTCCCGCACATGGTGGCCTCGGGTGACGCCGACCTCATCGAGCGGTATGTGCGGCCGACCCTGGCCGGGACAATGATCGGCGCGCTGGCGATCACCGAGCCGGACGGCGGTTCGGACGTCGCCTCGATCCGCACCACCGCTCGCCGGGACGGCGACCACTACGTGGTGAACGGTTCGAAGACCTACATCACCAGCGGGATCCGGGCCGACTTCGTCACCACCGCGGTCTGCACCGACTTCCCCGGCAGCGGCCAGCTCAGCCTGCTGGTGATCGAGAAGGGCACGCCCGGCTTCACCGTCGGGCGGCGGCTGGAGAAGCTGGGCTGGCACTGCTCGGACACCGCCGAGCTCTCCTTCGTGGACGTCCGGGTCCCCGTGGCGAACCTGATCGGCGCGGAGGACACCGGCTTCCTGGCGATCATGCAGCACTTCGCCGCCGAGCGGCTCTCGCTGGCCACCCAGGCGTACGCGACCGCGCAGCGCTGCGTGGAGCTGGCCACGCGCTGGTGCCGGGACCGGTCCACGTTCGGGCGGACGCTGGCCAGCCGGCAGCTGATCCGGCACCGGCTGGCCGAGATGTACACCCGGGCCGAGGCCGCCCGGACGTACGTGCACGAGGTGGCCGCCCGGGTCGCGGCCGGTGAGCCGGTGGTGACCGAGGTGGCGATGGCGAAGAACGTCGCGGTGGCCGCCTGCGACCACGTGGTCGACCAGGCGCTGCAGCTGCACGGCGGCTTCGGCTACCTGCGCGACGCCGAGGTGGAACGGCACTACCGGGACGCCCGGATCCTCGGCATCGGCGGCGGCACCACCGAGATCATGAACGAGATCATCGCGAAGGGCATGGGCCTGTGA
- a CDS encoding acyclic terpene utilization AtuA family protein — MSGVLRIGNASGFYGDRFTAWREMLDGGELDVLTGDYLAELTMLILGRDRLRDPALGYARTLLRQLEGCLGTALDRGVRIVTNAGGLNPAGLAAALGSLADRLGLTVRIGYVEGDALQRPDALTANAYLGAFGIAACLDAGADVVVTGRVTDASLAVGPAIARFGWGRDDLDALAGATVAGHLIECGAQVTGGNFSFFTELPDGGHRPGFPIAELHPDGSSVLTKHPGTGGAVTVETVIAQLLYEVGGPAYLGPDVVTRLDTVSLTADGPDRVRVSGVRGTPPPDTLKVGVNNLGGFRNSMTFVLCGLDIPAKAALVRGQLEEAVGKEGLEFTLARTDHPDATETEAASALLHVHLRDGDKARTGRAFSAAAVELALASYPGCTLTTLPGDATPYGVFTADFVPQDAVAHVAVLPGGERVPIAPPVRTAHAVEEVPPPAPDPLPVAGPTRRGPLGELVGARSGDKGGDANLGVWARTDATWAWLRGWLTVERLAWLLPETAALTVERYELPNLRAVNFVVRGLLGQGVAASTRFDPQAKALGELLRSQVVDLPADLPPAPAAQPGEVGA; from the coding sequence GTGAGCGGCGTGCTGCGGATCGGCAACGCCTCCGGCTTCTACGGCGACCGGTTCACCGCCTGGCGGGAGATGCTCGACGGTGGCGAGCTGGACGTGCTGACCGGGGACTACCTGGCCGAGCTGACCATGCTGATCCTCGGCCGGGACCGGCTGCGCGACCCCGCCCTCGGGTACGCGAGGACCCTCCTCCGCCAGCTCGAAGGCTGCCTCGGCACCGCGCTCGACCGGGGCGTGCGGATCGTGACCAACGCCGGCGGCCTCAACCCGGCCGGCCTGGCCGCCGCGCTCGGCTCGCTCGCCGACCGGCTCGGTCTCACCGTGCGGATCGGGTACGTCGAGGGCGACGCCCTGCAACGTCCGGACGCGCTCACCGCCAACGCCTACCTCGGCGCGTTCGGCATCGCCGCCTGCCTGGACGCCGGGGCGGACGTGGTGGTCACCGGCCGGGTCACCGACGCCTCGCTGGCGGTCGGGCCGGCGATCGCCCGCTTCGGCTGGGGCCGCGACGACCTCGACGCGCTGGCCGGGGCGACTGTCGCCGGGCACCTGATCGAGTGCGGGGCGCAGGTCACCGGCGGCAACTTCAGCTTCTTCACCGAGCTGCCCGACGGCGGGCACCGGCCCGGCTTCCCGATCGCGGAGCTGCACCCGGACGGCTCCTCGGTGCTCACCAAGCATCCCGGCACCGGCGGCGCGGTCACCGTGGAGACGGTCATCGCCCAGCTGCTCTACGAGGTGGGCGGGCCGGCGTACCTGGGGCCGGACGTGGTGACCCGGCTGGACACGGTCAGCCTGACCGCCGACGGGCCCGACCGGGTCCGCGTCTCCGGCGTCCGGGGCACGCCGCCGCCGGACACCCTGAAGGTGGGCGTCAACAACCTGGGCGGCTTCCGCAACTCGATGACCTTCGTGCTCTGCGGGCTGGACATCCCGGCCAAGGCGGCCCTGGTCCGGGGGCAGCTCGAGGAGGCGGTCGGCAAGGAGGGGCTGGAGTTCACCCTGGCCCGCACCGACCACCCGGACGCCACGGAGACCGAGGCGGCGAGCGCGCTGCTGCACGTACACCTGCGTGACGGTGACAAGGCACGGACCGGGCGGGCCTTCTCGGCGGCCGCGGTGGAGCTGGCGCTGGCCTCCTACCCGGGCTGCACGCTGACCACCCTGCCCGGCGACGCCACCCCCTACGGCGTCTTCACCGCTGATTTCGTGCCGCAGGACGCGGTCGCGCACGTCGCCGTGCTGCCCGGCGGCGAGCGGGTGCCGATCGCCCCGCCGGTCCGCACCGCGCACGCCGTCGAGGAAGTTCCGCCCCCGGCCCCCGATCCGCTGCCGGTGGCCGGGCCGACCCGGCGGGGGCCGCTCGGTGAGCTGGTCGGGGCGCGGTCCGGGGACAAGGGCGGCGACGCGAACCTGGGCGTCTGGGCGCGCACCGACGCGACCTGGGCCTGGCTCCGCGGCTGGCTCACCGTCGAGCGGCTGGCCTGGCTGTTGCCGGAGACCGCCGCGCTGACCGTCGAGCGGTACGAGCTGCCGAACCTGCGGGCGGTCAACTTCGTGGTCCGGGGGCTGCTCGGCCAGGGGGTGGCCGCCTCCACCCGGTTCGACCCGCAGGCCAAGGCGCTCGGCGAGCTGCTCCGCTCCCAGGTCGTCGACCTGCCCGCCGATCTGCCGCCCGCACCGGCGGCCCAGCCCGGGGAGGTGGGCGCGTGA
- a CDS encoding acetyl/propionyl/methylcrotonyl-CoA carboxylase subunit alpha, which yields MITKLLVANRGEIARRVFATCRALGIATVAVHSDADADAPFVAEADQAVRLPGNTPAETYLRIDLILNAARRTGAGAVHPGYGFLAENAEFAAAVTDAGLTWVGPPAKAIAAMGDKMEAKALLAEAGVPMLPTWTDADEITDFPVLVKASAGGGGRGMRIVRDPAGLAEAVASARREAAGAFGDGTVFVERYVERGRHVEVQIFGDTLGTVVALGERDCSVQRRHQKVVEEAPAVVAPELRQRLHEAAVAAGRAVDYVGAGTVEFLLAPTGEFFFLEMNTRLQVEHPVTEAVTGLDLVRLQLLVAEGEPLPSAATPPTDGHAIEVRLCAEDPGQDFRPATGTLHRFAVPRVTGAFAPTKGLRLDSGVVDGSVVGVHYDSMLAKVIAWAPTRAEAARALAGALAGAELHGVTTNRDLLVRVLRSPEFGAVEIDTGFLDRHEEVFAPLLPAEQVPLAALAAALASAAGRRAEATVLAGLPSGWRNVPAFPQVARFAGPNGEIEVRYRLDRTGGLAEWATVPPLVTSGAAAGNGGPGEAADPDAADLRTAGEPSTIALVTVTQGRVALDVDGVRWVVRVHRVGSEIFVDGSDGAASLVELPRFPLPIAELAAGSLLAPLPGAVTRVHVQVGQRVAAGELLLTLEAMKLEHPVLAPTDGVVAELPVPAGGQVETGAVLAVIDNSSSARLTPRRDPEPSNPEEDPR from the coding sequence ATGATCACCAAACTGCTGGTCGCGAACCGGGGCGAGATCGCCCGCCGGGTCTTCGCCACCTGCCGGGCGCTCGGCATCGCGACCGTCGCCGTGCACTCCGACGCCGACGCCGACGCGCCCTTCGTCGCCGAGGCCGACCAGGCGGTCCGCCTGCCGGGGAACACGCCGGCCGAGACGTACCTGCGGATCGACCTGATCCTGAACGCGGCCCGCAGGACCGGCGCGGGCGCCGTCCACCCGGGCTACGGCTTCCTCGCCGAGAACGCCGAGTTCGCGGCGGCGGTGACCGACGCGGGGCTGACCTGGGTGGGGCCGCCGGCCAAGGCGATCGCCGCGATGGGCGACAAGATGGAGGCGAAGGCGCTGCTCGCCGAGGCGGGCGTGCCGATGCTGCCGACCTGGACCGACGCGGACGAGATCACCGACTTCCCGGTGCTGGTCAAGGCGTCCGCCGGGGGCGGCGGCCGCGGGATGCGCATCGTCCGCGACCCCGCCGGGCTGGCCGAGGCCGTGGCCTCCGCGCGGCGCGAGGCGGCCGGCGCGTTCGGCGACGGCACGGTCTTCGTCGAGCGGTACGTCGAGCGCGGGCGCCACGTCGAGGTGCAGATCTTCGGCGACACCCTCGGCACGGTGGTGGCGCTCGGCGAGCGGGACTGCTCCGTCCAGCGCCGGCACCAGAAGGTCGTCGAGGAGGCCCCCGCCGTTGTCGCGCCGGAGCTGCGGCAACGGCTGCACGAGGCCGCGGTGGCCGCCGGCCGGGCCGTCGACTACGTCGGCGCGGGCACGGTGGAGTTCCTGCTCGCCCCGACCGGGGAGTTCTTCTTCCTGGAGATGAACACCCGGCTCCAGGTGGAGCACCCGGTCACCGAGGCGGTCACCGGGCTGGACCTGGTCCGGCTGCAACTGCTGGTCGCCGAGGGCGAGCCGCTGCCGTCGGCGGCCACCCCGCCGACCGACGGCCACGCGATCGAGGTACGCCTCTGCGCCGAGGACCCCGGCCAGGACTTCCGCCCGGCCACCGGCACCCTGCACCGCTTCGCCGTCCCCCGGGTGACCGGCGCCTTCGCCCCGACGAAGGGGCTGCGACTGGACTCGGGCGTGGTGGACGGCTCGGTGGTGGGCGTGCACTACGACTCGATGCTGGCCAAGGTGATCGCCTGGGCGCCGACCCGCGCCGAGGCGGCCCGGGCCCTCGCCGGCGCGCTGGCCGGGGCCGAACTCCACGGCGTCACCACCAACCGCGACCTCCTGGTCCGGGTCCTGCGCAGCCCCGAATTCGGGGCCGTGGAGATCGACACCGGCTTCCTGGACCGGCACGAGGAGGTCTTCGCCCCGCTGCTGCCGGCCGAGCAGGTCCCGTTGGCCGCCCTCGCCGCCGCGCTGGCCTCGGCCGCCGGCCGGCGCGCGGAGGCGACCGTGCTCGCCGGACTCCCGTCGGGCTGGCGGAACGTGCCGGCGTTCCCGCAGGTCGCCCGCTTCGCCGGACCGAACGGCGAGATCGAGGTCCGCTACCGGCTGGACCGGACGGGCGGGCTGGCGGAGTGGGCCACCGTCCCACCGCTCGTCACCTCCGGTGCGGCTGCCGGGAACGGCGGGCCCGGCGAGGCGGCCGACCCGGACGCGGCCGACCTCCGGACCGCCGGAGAGCCGTCGACCATCGCGCTGGTGACGGTCACCCAGGGCCGGGTGGCGCTGGACGTCGACGGGGTGCGGTGGGTGGTCCGCGTACACCGGGTGGGGTCGGAGATCTTCGTGGACGGCTCGGACGGGGCGGCGAGCCTGGTCGAGCTGCCCCGTTTCCCGCTGCCCATCGCGGAGCTGGCCGCCGGGTCGCTGCTCGCGCCGCTGCCCGGCGCGGTGACCCGGGTGCACGTCCAGGTCGGCCAGCGGGTCGCCGCCGGTGAGCTGCTGCTGACCCTGGAAGCGATGAAGCTCGAACATCCCGTGCTCGCCCCGACCGACGGTGTGGTCGCCGAGCTGCCGGTGCCGGCCGGCGGCCAGGTGGAGACCGGTGCCGTGCTGGCCGTTATCGACAACTCCAGCTCGGCGCGTCTTACGCCGCGCCGCGACCCGGAGCCGTCGAACCCCGAGGAGGACCCGCGATGA
- a CDS encoding acyl-CoA carboxylase subunit beta, whose amino-acid sequence MTTLESALDPSSPAATANREALLERLAELDAALDRARSGGGEKYVTRHHKRGKLLPRERIELLLDRDSPFLELSPVAAYGTDFPVGASVVTGIGVVEGVECLVIANDPTVRGGAVNPWSLAKTRRAGEIALANRLPMINLVESAGADLPTQAEIFIPGGRVFRDLTRLSAAKIPTVSVVFGNATAGGAYIPGMSDFTIMIRERSQVYLAGPPLVKMATGEVTDDESLGGAAMHATKSGLADFLAEDERDGIRLARQCVRRLNWRKQGPPPRNPVPQPPKYDPEELLGIASADLKVPFDPREVLARVLDGSEFDEFKPGYGTALVTGWGELHGYPVGVLANARGVLFSEEAQKATHFIQLANAADTPLIFLQNTTGYMVGTEYEQRGIIKHGALMINAVSNSTVPHLTVNLGASYGAGNYGMCGRAYEPRFLFTWPNARSAVMGPAQLAGVLSIVARQAAAARGREYDEDSDAAMRMMVEQQIESQSGALFLSGRLYDDGVIDPRDTRTILGLCLSAIHSGPVKGADGFGVFRM is encoded by the coding sequence GTGACCACACTGGAGAGCGCGCTCGACCCGTCCTCGCCGGCCGCCACGGCCAACCGCGAGGCCCTGCTGGAACGCCTCGCCGAGCTGGACGCCGCGCTCGACCGGGCCCGCTCCGGCGGGGGTGAGAAGTACGTGACCCGGCACCACAAGCGCGGCAAGCTGCTCCCTCGGGAGCGGATCGAGCTGCTGCTCGACCGGGACAGCCCGTTCCTGGAGCTGTCGCCGGTGGCCGCGTACGGCACCGACTTCCCGGTGGGCGCGAGCGTGGTCACCGGCATCGGCGTGGTCGAGGGCGTCGAGTGCCTGGTCATCGCCAACGACCCGACGGTACGCGGCGGCGCGGTCAACCCCTGGTCGCTAGCCAAGACCCGACGGGCCGGCGAGATCGCCCTGGCCAACCGGCTGCCGATGATCAACCTGGTCGAGTCGGCCGGGGCGGACCTGCCCACCCAGGCGGAGATCTTCATCCCCGGCGGCCGGGTGTTCCGCGACCTGACCCGGCTCTCCGCGGCGAAGATCCCGACGGTCAGCGTGGTCTTCGGCAACGCCACCGCCGGCGGCGCATACATCCCCGGCATGTCCGACTTCACCATCATGATCCGCGAGCGGTCCCAGGTGTACCTGGCCGGGCCGCCGCTGGTGAAGATGGCCACCGGTGAGGTCACCGACGACGAGTCGCTGGGCGGCGCGGCCATGCACGCCACGAAGTCCGGCCTCGCGGACTTCCTGGCGGAGGACGAGCGGGACGGCATCCGGCTGGCCCGGCAGTGCGTCCGCCGGCTGAACTGGCGCAAGCAGGGCCCGCCGCCCCGCAACCCCGTCCCGCAGCCACCGAAGTACGACCCGGAGGAGCTGCTCGGGATCGCCAGCGCCGACCTGAAGGTGCCGTTCGACCCGCGCGAGGTGCTGGCCCGGGTGTTGGACGGCAGCGAGTTCGACGAGTTCAAGCCGGGCTACGGCACCGCGCTGGTCACCGGCTGGGGCGAGCTGCACGGATACCCGGTGGGCGTGCTGGCCAACGCCCGGGGCGTGCTGTTCAGCGAGGAGGCGCAGAAGGCGACCCACTTCATCCAACTGGCCAACGCCGCCGACACCCCGTTGATCTTCCTGCAGAACACCACCGGCTACATGGTCGGCACCGAGTACGAGCAGCGCGGCATCATCAAGCACGGCGCCCTGATGATCAACGCGGTGTCGAACTCGACCGTGCCGCACCTGACGGTCAACCTGGGCGCCTCCTACGGCGCCGGCAACTACGGCATGTGCGGCCGGGCGTACGAGCCGAGGTTCCTCTTCACCTGGCCGAACGCCAGGTCGGCGGTGATGGGCCCGGCGCAGCTCGCCGGGGTGCTGTCCATCGTGGCCCGGCAGGCCGCCGCCGCCCGGGGACGCGAGTACGACGAGGACTCCGACGCCGCGATGCGGATGATGGTCGAGCAGCAGATCGAGTCCCAGTCCGGGGCACTGTTCCTCTCCGGCCGGCTCTACGACGACGGGGTGATCGACCCCCGGGACACCCGTACCATCCTCGGGCTCTGCCTGTCGGCGATCCACAGCGGACCGGTGAAGGGCGCCGACGGCTTCGGCGTCTTCCGGATGTAG
- a CDS encoding TIGR03084 family metal-binding protein has product MVDLLALLADLAAESDQLDALVAGLPPEGWARPTPAPGWTIAHQIAHLAWTDHVARLAATDAEAFYASVLSAPDPARLVDDGAESFLAPPAELLARWRDGRAALASALAAVPPGEKVPWYGTRMSPASMVTARIMETWAHAEDVADTLGVTRPATARLRHIAHLGFRTLGHGFAAHGRPAPTAPVRVELTAPHGDTWTFGPADAADRVTGPALDFCLLVTQRRHRADLSLVATGPIADEWLDVAQAFAGPPGAGREPTTAPPDGGRATALPDGDARAGATP; this is encoded by the coding sequence ATGGTCGACCTGCTCGCACTGCTCGCGGATCTCGCCGCCGAATCCGACCAGCTCGACGCCCTCGTCGCCGGGCTGCCACCCGAGGGCTGGGCGCGGCCGACACCCGCCCCCGGGTGGACGATCGCCCACCAGATCGCCCACCTGGCCTGGACCGACCACGTGGCCCGGCTCGCCGCCACCGACGCCGAGGCCTTCTACGCCTCGGTCCTCTCGGCGCCCGACCCGGCCCGGCTGGTCGACGACGGGGCCGAGTCGTTCCTCGCCCCGCCCGCCGAGCTGCTGGCCCGCTGGCGGGACGGCCGGGCGGCGCTCGCGTCGGCCCTCGCCGCCGTGCCGCCCGGGGAGAAGGTGCCCTGGTACGGCACCCGGATGTCGCCCGCCTCGATGGTCACCGCCCGGATCATGGAGACCTGGGCGCACGCCGAGGACGTCGCCGACACGCTCGGCGTCACCCGCCCGGCCACCGCCCGCCTGCGCCACATCGCCCACCTCGGCTTCCGTACCCTCGGACACGGCTTCGCCGCCCACGGCCGGCCGGCGCCGACCGCGCCGGTGCGGGTCGAGCTGACCGCACCCCACGGCGACACCTGGACCTTCGGGCCGGCGGACGCCGCCGACCGGGTCACCGGGCCCGCGCTGGACTTCTGCCTGCTGGTCACCCAGCGCCGCCACCGCGCCGACCTGTCCCTGGTCGCCACCGGTCCGATCGCCGACGAGTGGCTGGACGTGGCCCAGGCCTTCGCCGGCCCACCCGGGGCCGGCCGCGAGCCGACGACCGCACCGCCCGACGGCGGCCGGGCGACCGCCCTACCGGACGGGGACGCGCGCGCCGGGGCGACGCCGTGA
- a CDS encoding acyl-CoA dehydrogenase family protein, whose amino-acid sequence MNFDLTPEQDQLRDAVRALGRKYGHGYFVAKAKAGEHTTELWNEAGRLGYLGVNIPTEYGGGGGGITELAIVCEELAAAGCPLLLLVVSPAIAATVIAKHGTDEQRKRYLPGFADGSLKVVFAITEPEAGSNFHRLGTVARRDGDDWLLSGRKCYISGVDEARYVLVVARVAVGDGNAGSADAAPQKLKPALFIVPTDAPGLTRSKLEMEIVSPENQFLLYLDDVRVPADALVGESLDAGLPALFSGLNPERITVAAMGAGTGRYAIERASEYTATRKVWGGRSIGSHQGVAHPLAHAAVQVELARLMIHKAATLYDAGRDLEAGVSGNMAKYAAGEAAALAVDTAVQALGGAGMTTEYGVATLLGAVRAGRIAPVSREMILNFVAQHVLGQDKSY is encoded by the coding sequence ATGAACTTCGACCTCACCCCCGAGCAGGACCAGCTCCGCGACGCCGTCCGGGCGCTGGGCCGCAAGTACGGTCACGGCTACTTCGTGGCGAAGGCCAAGGCCGGCGAGCACACCACCGAGCTGTGGAACGAGGCCGGCCGGCTCGGCTACCTCGGCGTCAACATCCCCACCGAGTACGGCGGCGGGGGCGGTGGCATCACGGAACTCGCCATCGTCTGCGAGGAGCTGGCCGCGGCGGGCTGCCCGCTGCTGCTGCTGGTGGTCTCCCCGGCGATCGCCGCCACGGTGATCGCCAAGCACGGCACGGACGAGCAGCGGAAGCGCTACCTGCCCGGCTTCGCCGACGGCTCGCTCAAGGTGGTCTTCGCGATCACCGAGCCGGAGGCCGGCTCGAACTTCCACCGGCTCGGCACAGTGGCCCGCCGCGACGGCGACGACTGGCTGCTGTCGGGCCGCAAGTGCTACATCTCCGGCGTCGACGAGGCGCGGTACGTACTGGTCGTCGCGCGGGTCGCCGTCGGAGACGGCAACGCCGGTTCAGCGGACGCGGCTCCGCAGAAACTGAAGCCGGCGCTGTTCATCGTGCCCACCGACGCGCCCGGGCTGACCCGCTCCAAGCTGGAGATGGAGATCGTCAGCCCGGAGAACCAGTTCCTGCTCTACCTCGACGACGTGCGGGTGCCCGCCGACGCGCTGGTCGGCGAGTCCCTCGACGCCGGCCTGCCGGCGCTCTTCTCCGGGCTGAACCCGGAACGGATCACGGTCGCCGCGATGGGCGCCGGCACCGGCCGGTACGCCATCGAGCGGGCGTCGGAGTACACCGCCACCCGGAAGGTCTGGGGCGGCCGGAGCATCGGCTCCCACCAGGGGGTGGCGCACCCGCTCGCGCACGCGGCGGTGCAGGTGGAGCTGGCCCGCCTGATGATCCACAAGGCGGCCACCCTCTACGACGCCGGGCGGGACCTGGAGGCCGGCGTCTCCGGCAACATGGCCAAGTACGCGGCCGGGGAGGCCGCCGCGCTCGCCGTCGACACCGCCGTGCAGGCGCTCGGCGGGGCCGGCATGACCACCGAGTACGGGGTGGCCACCCTGCTCGGCGCGGTCCGCGCCGGCCGGATCGCCCCGGTCAGCCGGGAGATGATCCTCAACTTCGTCGCCCAGCACGTCCTCGGCCAGGACAAGTCGTACTGA